GCGGGTGGTCACGCTGGACGAGGACGAGTACCGCTGACGCCGGGCGGCCGCCGGCCGCCGATTCGTCCCGATTGCCCTCCGACCTGCCCGCTTCTCCTCCACCGGCCCGGGCCGAATCGGTTTGAACCCGTTCAAACGCTCTGGCAGGATCGGGCCGACCGGGCCTGGGGCCCGCGGAACGTGGGGGGTTGGGTCATGCGCGCGCTGCGCCTTTTTTCCGCTGCTGTCATGGGTGCCGCGCTGGTGGGCGCCCTGACGGCCTGTGACGGCGTGACCGGGGCCGGGACCTCGGACGAGGCCGAGGCGCGGGCCGCGCTGGCCGCCTCGGCCGAGGTGATGCTGAAGGCCGGGAACGGCACCGTGGAGATGGACTCGCCCGGCGATCTCCCCACCGGGGACGTGAAGGGCTGGGCCGACTGGAAGAACGGGTCGGCGCTGGACGTCACCAGCAAGTCCGGCGGCTCCGGCACCGGGTCCGGCTACCGGGTCCGGGTGGTGGGCGACACCAGCTTCGTGGCGGTGCCCGCGCCGATGGTGAAACTGTCCGGCGGCAAGCACTGGACGGCGTCCAGGCCGCCCTCCGCGGACGAGGCGACCGGCAGCACGGACACCCGCAACACCGTGCTGGCGCACCTGCTCGACCCGGTCGTGCAGCTGCGGCTGGCCACCGCGAGCGGGACGCTCAGTACGGTCCGCGCCGGTTCGGGCGAGGGCAAGGGGACGCGGCACTACGTCAGCGTGCTGGACGCGCGCACGGTGATGGCGGCCCTGGGCGCGGCCGGTGTCGAGCCGGACCGCACCTTCGCGCTGCGGCCGAAGGACCTGTCGGAGGAGCCGGCGGAGAAGGCCCGGACGCTGACGGCGGCGTTCGCGCTCAACGACAAGCAGGAGCTCGTCAGCCTCAAGCTGTACTTCAACGAGGCCGGCCGGACGGCGCTGGCCAAGGGGAACGTCCCGATCGTCCTGCACTGGTCGGAGTTGGGCGCCGCGCCCAAGATCGAGGCACCCGCCAAGAGGGACATCGTGCGGGACCCCAAGGCGGGCCCGCCCGGGCCGCAGGCCCCGACGCACGACGCGGCCGGGTCGCTGGAGGACGCGGCGGTCGCGATCCCGGAGCTGACCTCGTACCGGACCGAGCGGACCGGGCCGGAGGGCTCCGGCGAGCGGGCGGTGCTGGCGTTCCGGAAGACCGGGAAGACCGCGGCCTCCGCCTTCTCGGTCACCGACTCGGACATCGAGACCTGGGGCAACCCGAAGACCGCCATCGACAAGGACGGGCACCAGCACGTGATCGTCACGGGCGGTGTCCGCTACTCGCTCGACGAGCTCAGCGTGGGCAAGAACTGGCTCAGCATGGACCTCGGCACCGGCGACCCGCGGGCCGAGGGGTACCTGGCGGCCTTCGTCGGGGCGCTCGCGGCGACCGACGAGGCGGCGTGGGTGGCGACCGAGGAGGTCGGCGGCCGCCCGGCCGAGCACTACCGGGGCACCGTGGTGCTCTCCGCGCTGGCCGGGTACGAGGGCCCGGTCATCACGCGGTTCGATCGCGACACCTTCGTCAAGGAGGCCAGGGCGCACGGGCTGGACAAGGCCGACATCGACGTGTGGATCGGGCGGGACGGGCTGGTCCTGCGGACCAGGGAGTCCGGCAGCGGGTCCCAGGGGGCGTACAGCGTGACCGAGGAGTACAGCGGGCACGGCGCCGACCTCAAGATCGCGCCCCCGCCGGCGAACGACGTGATCTCGATCAAGGACCTCCTGGACGGCCTCAAGCACGAGTAGGGCGGCCGCCCGCCCCGGCCGAACGCGCGTGGCCCCGGACACCCGTCCGGGGCCACGCGGCCGTTCAGAGCGCCTTGCGCCGTTGCAGCCAGGCGAAGGCCGCCCAGCCGGGCAGGACCGGCAGCAGGAAGGTCAGCAGGCGGTACAGCACCACCGCGGCCACCGCGGAGCCGCTGTCCATGGCGGCGGTCGCCACCAGCATCCGGGGCAGGGTCAGCTCGATCCAGCCGGCGCCGCCGGGGGTCGGCGCGGCGCTGCCCACGGCGTTGCCGACCAGCAGGACCACCGCGACCGAGGCGAAACTGGGGCGGCTGTCGACGGCCTGCGCGCAGCAGTACAGGCAGGCCACGAGCAGCAGCGAGACGAGCAGCTGACCGGCGATCCCGGCACTCAGCCGGGCGGGGCTGCGCAGCAGGTCGAGCAGCCGGGGCAGCACCTCGGAGGTGAGCGGGCGGAGCCGGGCGGCGAGCCAGCGCCGGGCCGGCGGGACGGCCGCGACCAGGCTGAGCAGCACGGCGGCGCCGGCCAGCCCGCCGACCAGGGTCGGCAGCGCGTCCAGTTCGGAGCCGGGGTCGTTGCCCAGCAGGTAGACGAAGGCGCCGAGCTGGAGCAGGTGCAGGATCAGGCCGAGCAGTTGGCCGACGCCCACGCTGGACAGCGCCTGCGGGGTCGGGACGCCCGAGCGCTGCAGGAAGCGGGTGTTCAGGGCGATCCCGCCGACCCCGCCGGGCGAGACGATCTTGACGAAGCAGCCGGCCACCTGGGCCAGCAGGGCGTGCCAGAGGTTCACCCGCTCGGGCACGAAGCCGACGAAGCCCACGGTGGCGGCGACGTGGCTGGCGGTGGCGGCGAGCACGGCCAGGGTCATCCAGCCCGGGTCGGCGCCGGCCAGGGTGGCGATCGGGTTGTGGTCGGAGGTGAAGAACTGCGGCAGCAGCAGGCAGCCCGCCACCACCCCGCCGACCACGGCCAGCAGTGTGCGCGGCCGCAGCCGCTCCAGCCGGACGGCCCGGACGGCCGCCTGCGGCCGGGTGCGCAGCACCTCGGCCCGGATCGCCTCCAGCAGTTCGGGCTGCTGCTTGAGGGCGGCCCTGGTCTGCCGGGCCAGCGCGATCGGCTGCAGCAGCGGCAGGGCCGCGCCGACGGCGGCCGGGCCCAGCACCGCGACGGCGGAGCGCACGGACCGCTCCGCGCCGGTCCGCAGGGCGAGGGTGGTCAGCAGCTGCGCGATGTCGGCCCGCAGCACGAGCTCGCTGGCCGCGATGTCGCCGTCCGCCAGGTCGACCAGGTGGACGGCCCCGCACTCGGCGACCAGGACGGCCGCCGGGACGAGCGCCCGGTGCGAGATCCGCCGGGTCTGCAGCAGCTGGAACTGGGCCCAGGCGTCGGCGAGCAGCGCGTCGGTGAGCTCCTCGTCGGCGAGCAGGTCGAGGGTCCGGCCGGGTACGTGCTCGTACGCGACCAGGGCGGCGTCCGGGCCGAGTTCGGAGCTGGCGACGACCCGGCGGGTGCGGACCCCGGCGGCCACGGCGGCGTACGAGACCAGCGCCTCGTGCTCCAGGCCGGTGCGCAGCGAGCGCAGCACCCGGGGGTGCGGGGCGGTACGCAGCCGCAGCCGGCGCCAGACCCGCTGGAACAGCGCGGCGACCAGGGCCTGCCGGTCCAGCAGCAGCACGTCCAGGTCGGGGCGGCCGTCGTCCTGCCCGACCAGGTAGCGGTCCGGGCCGGACGGTGTGATGGTCCGCGGGCGCAGCCCGACCTGGCGCAGGCTCAGCGCCAGTGCGGCCGGGCGGGGCCGCGGGTCGGGGACCCCGACGGCGTACAGCGTGCCGTGCGCCACGGTGGCGCCGATCAGCAGTCCGAGCAACAGCGCCAGCGGGCCGGCGTACCCGCTGAGCAGGCCGGCCACGCCGGAGAGGGCGAAGGCGACCCGGGGCCGGTGGCGGTCGCGGGCGCCGGCGGCGATCAGGAAGGCCAGTACCGGCGCCAGGTAGCCGTAGACCGGCTCGGTGTGGCCGGGGCCGTCGGGCAGCGGGTGGGTGAGGGCGTCCAGCAGGGAGGCGGGGGCCGCGCCGTCGACCCAGAGGTCGAGGGCGACGCAGAGCCCGTACGCCATGGTGGCGGCCAGCAGGCCGTCCGCCACCTGCTGGCGTCCGCGCCGGCGGTCGTGGCCGAGCAGCAGCCGGGCGCCGGCGACGGCGGGGACGAGCAGCAGGGCTGCGGTCGACAGCGCCCCGGCGATCCGGGAGACCGCGCGCGGGATCAGGTCGATGCCCTGGGCGATGTCGGCGTCCATGCCGCCGGCGGTGGCCTGGGCGTAGTCGGCGAGCAGCAGGGTCAGGCAGATCGCGGCCAGCCCGAGCAGCAGCCGGATCAGCGCGGCGGGCTGCCGTACCCGGTCGGGGCCGCCGACCGGCCGGCGGACGGGTGCTCCGGCGGGCGCGGTCGGGGGCGGTCCGGCGGGACGGTCCGGGTCCGTGCCGCTGCTTTGTCGATCTGTCACCGTGGCCACGCGGCATGCTCCCACGCCTGGCCGCCCGGGGGGAGTGGCGGCCCCGGTCGGGGGCGGCGGGGGAGGGGCAGGACCGGTCGGTGCCGGTCAGGCCTGCCGGGTGGGCACCACGACCAGCCGGCTCAGGTTGACCTCCCGGCGGCGGCTGACGGTGTAGCCGATCAGGTCGGCGATGTCCTCGGAGGTGAGCGCGGGAATGGCCGCGAACATCCCGCCCAGCTGCTCGGCGAGCTCCGGGTTGTCGATGTGCCCGCCCAGCTCGGTGCTGGTCAGACCGGGCTCGACGGTGGTGACCCGGACGTCGCGGGGGCCCAGTTCGGTGCGCAGGGCGGCGGAGAGCTGGGTCAGGCCGGCCTTGGTGGCCGCGTACACGGCGTAGTCCGGGAACATCACGTGCGAGGCGATCGAGGAGACGTTCACCAGGTCGGCGGTGCGGCCGGCCCCGGCGGCGCCGGTCAGGTCGGGGACGAAGGCCCGGATCACCCGCAGGGCGCCGGTCAGGTTGGTGTCGATCATCCGGCTCCACTCGTCGAGCCGGCCCGCACCGATCGGGTTGGGCAGCATCACGCCGGCGTTGTTGACCACCAGGTCGACCTGGCCGTACGCCGCCCGTACGCGGTCGGCGGCGGCGTCCACCGAGGCCTGGTCGGTGATGTCGACGGCCACCGCGAGGGCCTGGCCGCCGTCCGCGCCGATCTTCGCGGCGAGTTCGTCCAGCCGCCCGGCCCGGCGGGCGAGCAGGGCGACCCGGGCGCCGTTCGCGGCGAGCAGGCGGGCGGTGGCCTCGCCCATGCCGCTGGCGGCTCCGGTGACGACGGCGGTGCGTCCGGCGAGGGTGGGGTAGCTCATGAGGTTCTCCTGGCTCAGGTCGGTGGTGCTCAGGTCGGTGCTGCTCAGGCGGGTCGTGCTCAGGTGGGTCGTGCGAGGGGTGCGGGGCGGCCGGCCGGGCCGTGCGGTCCGGGGCCGTGCGGTCCGGCGGCAGGCCGGTCCGGTGGATCCCACTCTGCGCGCCCGCCGGCCGGCGGCCCAGGCCTCGCTGTTCCTGGGAAAGCCAGTACCAGGCTGGGCCGGCGCCCCCGGGGCTAGCCTGGACGGATGGAGAACACGGTGGGGGAGTTCCTGCGGTCCCGGCGTGGCCGGATCCAGCCCGAGGAGGTCGGTCTCCCCTCGTACGGGCGCCGGCGGGTCCAGGGCCTGCGGCGCGAGGAGGTCGCGCAGCTGGCCGGGGTGAGCGTCGACTACTACATCCGGCTGGAGCAGGGCCGTGGCGCCTCGGCCTCCGACGCGGTGCTGGACGCGGTGGGCCGGGTGCTGCGCCTGGACGACGTCGAGCAGGCGCACCTGCGCGACCTGCTGCGCCCGGCCCGGGCGGAGCGCAGGGCCGTCCGGGGGCGGCAGCAGGTCAGGGAGGGCGTCCGGCTGCTGCTGGAGATGATGGACGCGGTGCCCGCCTTCGTCCTCGGCCGCCGGATGGACGTGCTGGCCTGGAACGGGCTCGCCGACGCGCTGCTGGGCTTCTCCGGGCAGCCCCCGGAGGAGTGCAACGCGGCCCGGCACGTCTTCCTCGACCCGGGCGCGCGGGACTGCTACCCGCAGTGGGAGGCGGTCGCCGCCGAGACCGTCGCCTACCTGCGGCTGGACGCCGGCCGATACCCCGAGGACCGCCGGCTCGGCGCGCTGGTCGGTGAACTCTCCGTCCGGAGCGAGGAGTTCCGCCGACTCTGGGCCGACCACCAGGTCAAGGAGAAGACCCACGGCAGCAAGCTGATCCGGCATCCGCTGATGGGGACGCTCAGCTTCGGGTACGAGACGCTCGCCGTCTCGGGCGCCGCCGACCAGCTGCTGATCACCTTCACCACCCCGGCGGGCTCGCCGACGGCGCAGAAGCTGGCCGTCCTGGCGAGCTGGACGGCGGGCGGCCCGGCGGCCTCCGCACCCCGCGGGCAGGGCGCGGCGGCGGGGGAGGGCGCTGCGCCGCTCGGCTGACGCCCGGTGCGGGTCCGGCCGGCCGGCCGGTGCGGCGGGGTCGTACGGCACGGTTCACGGCGGCCCGGCGCGGTGCCCGGCCGCCTGAGCCCGGGCTCACTACCCTGCGTACATGAGCGCGTGCGAAGACCTTGCGGCGGCCCCTGCGGACATCGTGCCGTCGCCCCCGACCGACGGATGCGCCGACTGCCTCGCCGCGGGCAGCCGGGACTGGGTGCACCTGCGGCTCTGCCTGGACTGCGGGCACATCGGCTGCTGCGACAACTCGCCGCAGCGGCATGCCAGCGCGCACTTCCACAACACCTCCCACCCGGTGATCCGCTCGTACGAGCCGGGCGAGGAGTGGCGCTGGTGCTACGTCCACGAGGCGATGGGCTGAGCGCCCGGCCGCGCCCCGTGGTGCCCGGTGCGCGGCCGGGCTCCCGGCGGGTGGGCCGGCGGGTCGGTCGGTCGTTCGGTGCCGCACGGGCGGGTGCCGGTCGGCGCGCACCCGTGCCCGCCGGGCCCTGGCCGGCCAGCCGACCGGGGAAAATGTGTACATCGCATGAAATCAGGACATAACACCCCGTGCGGCTCCCTCGCCCCGCAGGTGCGGCGCGAGTGCCGCCGAAGGGAGATCAACGATGACCAAGCAATCGTCGGCCGGGATGAGCAAGCTCCAGCGCGGCACCCAGGAACTGCTGGAACGCCGAGGGATGGCGGCGACGCCACGGCCGCTCGGGCCGCCGTCGCTCACCAACGCGCCGCCGACCGGGGCGCCCGGCATGCACTTCGGGGACAGCACGTTCCGCCACGGCGGCCGGGAGGGCACGGCGACGGCCATGCACTCCGCCCCCGCCATGCACGCCGAGCTGAAGGGCCACCGCCACCGCGGCGCGGAGAAGCACTCCGCGCACTGACTCCGGTCAGGGGGCGGGAGCCGCCGGCCGTCCGCCGGCCGCGCTCCCGCCCCTGACATCTGCTCAGCCGCGTCTCGGGGGGATCCCCCAGCGGGATCAGGGGCGGCTCGGGGACCGTCCCGGATGGCCCGGCCGCGAAGTTCCGGCAGGCTGCTCGACGGAAGCACCACCCGTCCGCAGACCGCCTGGAGCGACTCCCGTGAACACGTCCGCGCACCGCACCCGTTGGACCACCCTGGCCGCCGCCGCCGGCCTGGTCGCCGCCGTCGCGGCCGGCGCCGGGACGCCCGCACTCGCCGCCGGACCGGCCGCCGCGGGCGCGCCCTCCGCCGCCACCGCGCCGCTCGACCGGCTGGACCGGGCCGCGCTCGCCCGGACCCTCGCCGACCTGCCCGACGAGGGGATCACCGGTGCGCTGGCCCGGGCCGGCGGCCGCGGCGGGCAGTGGTCGGGCACGGCGGGCGACGGGGTCGACCCGGACGGCCGGTTCCGGATCGGCAGCATCTCGAAGGTCTTCACCGCCACCGTCGTCCTGCAACTCGCGGCCGAGCGCCGGCTGGACCTGGACGCGCCCGTCCAGCGCTACCTCCCCGGCCTGCTGCCCGCCGACCGTCCGGTCGTCACCGTCGGCCAGTTGCTCGACCACACCAGTGGACTGCCCGGCGGCTCCGGTCTCACCTCCGGCGACGGCAGCGCCCGCTGGTTCGCCGACCACCGCACCGACTCCTGGACGCCGGCGGAGGTGGTCACCGCCGCCCTCGCCGGCCCGATGAGCTTCGCGCCGGGCACCGCCCAGCAGTACAACGGGATCAACACCTTCGTCGCCGGGATGGTCGTCGAGAAGGTGACCGGACGCAGCTTCGCCCAGGAGGTGCAGACCCGGATCGCCCGCCCGCTGGGCCTGCGCGACACCTACGTACCCGCCGCCGGCGACACCTCGCTGCCCGGCCCCTCGGCGCACGGCTACCTGACCGTGCCGGGCCCCGCCGGCCCCGACGGCGCCGCCGGCCCGGGGGTCCGGGTGGACGTCACCGAGCAGAGCCCCTGGCCGTGGGCCGAGGGCGGCATGATCTCCTCCGCCCCGGACCTGGAGCGGTTCATGACCGCGCTGTTCCGCGGCCGGCTGCTGCCGCCCGCCCAGCAGGCCAAGCTGTTCACCGTGCCCGACGTGCCCAACGCGCGGAACAAGAACTGCGAGATCGGCCCGACCGCCGGCCGGGCGTGCTTCAGCATGGGCCTGATGAGCGTCACGCTGCCCAACGGCACGGTCGTCTGGGGCAAGACCGGCAGCCGCCCCGGCTTCACCAGCGGCCTGTTCGCCACCCGCGACCTGAGCCGCCACGTCGTGTACTCGTTCAACCCGACCGGCCTGGGCGGCGAGGAGTTCCCGCACGTGTGGGCCCTGGTGACGACGGCCTTCGGCTCGGGGCAGGCCTACTGAGCCGGCTGGGCCGAGCAGGCTGGGCACGCGGGGTCGCGGCCGGTGGTTCTTCCCCCGGTCCCGCCCCGGCGGACCGTGGCACAGTGGGGGCGCACATTCTCGATCGCGCGCCGGTCCGCCGGTCGCGCACTCCAGAAGGAGTCACCATGTCGGACGGCCCGCTGAAGTCCCGTGACGAATGGCTCGCTTCGCTGCCGCGCGCGTACGCGGCCGCCGGCTGCCTGCTCCAGGACGAGCAGGGGCGGGTGTTGATCGTGAAGGCCGGCTACCGCGAGCACTGGCAGTTCCCGGGCGGCACGATCGATCTCGGTGAGGGCCCGGACGCCTGCGCCGCACGGGAGTTGGAGGAGGAGACCGGGATCGTCCGGGAGGCCGGTGGGCTACTGGTGGTGGCCTGGACGCACCCGTCCGCCGAGCTGGACCACCCCGCGATCCACTTCCTCTTCGACCTCGGCAGCATCGCCGGCGACACCCCGGTGACCCTCCCGGCCGGCGAACTGGACAGCTACCGCTGGGCCCCCGTCGAGGAGGCTCTCCAACTGCTCGGCCCGGCCCGCTCGTTGCGGCTGGCGGCCGGGCTCGAGGCGCGAACCGACGGGCGGGTGCGGGTCGTCACCAGCCCCGTCTCCGGCTTCTGAGCGACCCCGGGGTGCTATCGTCCGTGGCCGCGCCAAGGAGCGAACGATCGAACTGATGTACCGTCATATCCCTTGATGTGCAGGGAAAACGGAAGATCCCCCGGATGTAGCATCCGGGGGATCAGACCGCTGCGACCGCCTGTCAGATTTTTCTTGGCCGAAAGATTCGCCCGTTGTCCGTACCGCGCCCGCCGACAGCTCCGCACGCGCCGACAACTCCGCACGCGACGCCCACCCCGGCCCCGTGCCCGGGCACCCGGCCCGTAAGTCCGCCCGTGCGGGCCCGTCCGGCGAGGGCGCCGGCAGAAACAACTCCGCACGTGCGGGTTCGAGCAGGTCCGCACGTGCCGGCTCACAGATCCGCACGTGCGGGCCCGACCAGGAAGCCCACTACCAGGACAGGACGACGGCTGGTCTTTCCCGGCCCGTAACCACTGGGCGCGTGCGGGCGTTGTTGAGCGTGGGGGGAGCGGCCGCAGCGGCCGGGCCCGCCCCGGCCGAGCCCCTCCCGGCCGGACCGAGGACCGCCGGGCCTGCCGGCCCCGACGACCTGGAGCACACCGGTGGACCGCAGCATCGCGACCGGACGCCGGAGGGCCTTCCCGCCGCACCGGCCTGCGCCGCACCGCCCCCCGAGCCGGCCGGACCGGCCGCGCCCGGCGCCGGGCGGCCGGCGGGGGAGGTCGTCCGCCCAGGAACGCCCGGGTGGGACGAGCTACGTGCCACCATGCGGGCGATCCGGGAGCGCCTCGGCGGTGGGCGCCGCCGGTAACGCCCCCGGCTCCCGGCAGCCGGCGGCCCGGAGGTCGGCGTCCCGGCAGCCCCGTACCCGGCGGCCCGCGCTCGGCAACTCTGCCGTCAGAGGCTCAGTTTGAACCCGTCGTGGCTGCCGGCGAAGCCGAGCGAGGCGTAGAAGGCGTGGGCCTCGGTGCGGCGCTTGTCGCTGGTCAGCTGGACGAGGGTGCAGCCGCGTCGCCGGGCCCGCTCGACGGCCTCGCCGATCAGCCGGCGGCCCAGCCCCTCGCCGCGCCGGTCGGCCCGGACCCGGACACCCTCCAGCAGGGCCCGTTCCTGGCCGTGCCGGCCGAGGCCGGGGATGTAGGTGAGCTGCAGGTAGCCCAGGACGGTGCCGTCGCCCTCGTCCAGGACGAGCATCTCGTTGCGGGCGTCGCCGTCCACGGCGTCGAAGGCCCGGTCATAGGCCTCGTCCACCCGGACGCCGGCGGGGTCGGTGACCCCCTCCTCGTCGGTGAGCAGGGCGATGATCGCGGGGAGGTCCTGGCGGGTCGCGGTGCGGAATATCACGGGTGGATCGTCGCAGCCTGCGGGTCGAGCAGGCGGCGGCGGGCGGCGGCCAGGTCGGCGGGGTCGAGGCCGGCCGCGAGCAGCCGGGCCTGCGGGTCGAAACCGTCGAGGGTCGCGAGCAGGGCGTCGCCGGCCGTGGTGCCGGCCCGTTCCAGGGCGGCGGCGATCAGTTCGCCTTCGTCGGGGCGGCCGAGCATGCCCCACAGCGGGCGCAGGTTGGGGCCACTGAGCAGGTAGTCCGCGATGATCGCGGCGGGCTCGGCGCCCGCCAGGGAGAGCAGCAGCAGGGCGGCGAGGCCGGTACGGTCACGGCCCGCCCCGCAGTGCACGACCACCCCGCCGGGCCGGGCCCGGGCGACGGTGCTGACGATCTCGGCGATCGCGCCGGGGCACTCGTCGAGGTAGGGGCGCAGCGAGAGCGGGGTGCCGTCGAGCTCGCCCCAGCGCTGCCACCAGTCCGCGCCGGCCAGCTCGTCCAGCGGTATCCGGACCAGGTCGAGATCGGCGGGCCGGGGCAGCAGCGGCTTGTACTCGTCCGCGTTGCGCAGGTCGACCACGGTGCGTATGCCGTGGGCGCGCAGGGCCTCCCAGCCCTCGGCGGTGAGCCGGTCGAGGTTGTCGGC
The sequence above is a segment of the Kitasatospora sp. NBC_00240 genome. Coding sequences within it:
- a CDS encoding lysylphosphatidylglycerol synthase transmembrane domain-containing protein; the protein is MTDRQSSGTDPDRPAGPPPTAPAGAPVRRPVGGPDRVRQPAALIRLLLGLAAICLTLLLADYAQATAGGMDADIAQGIDLIPRAVSRIAGALSTAALLLVPAVAGARLLLGHDRRRGRQQVADGLLAATMAYGLCVALDLWVDGAAPASLLDALTHPLPDGPGHTEPVYGYLAPVLAFLIAAGARDRHRPRVAFALSGVAGLLSGYAGPLALLLGLLIGATVAHGTLYAVGVPDPRPRPAALALSLRQVGLRPRTITPSGPDRYLVGQDDGRPDLDVLLLDRQALVAALFQRVWRRLRLRTAPHPRVLRSLRTGLEHEALVSYAAVAAGVRTRRVVASSELGPDAALVAYEHVPGRTLDLLADEELTDALLADAWAQFQLLQTRRISHRALVPAAVLVAECGAVHLVDLADGDIAASELVLRADIAQLLTTLALRTGAERSVRSAVAVLGPAAVGAALPLLQPIALARQTRAALKQQPELLEAIRAEVLRTRPQAAVRAVRLERLRPRTLLAVVGGVVAGCLLLPQFFTSDHNPIATLAGADPGWMTLAVLAATASHVAATVGFVGFVPERVNLWHALLAQVAGCFVKIVSPGGVGGIALNTRFLQRSGVPTPQALSSVGVGQLLGLILHLLQLGAFVYLLGNDPGSELDALPTLVGGLAGAAVLLSLVAAVPPARRWLAARLRPLTSEVLPRLLDLLRSPARLSAGIAGQLLVSLLLVACLYCCAQAVDSRPSFASVAVVLLVGNAVGSAAPTPGGAGWIELTLPRMLVATAAMDSGSAVAAVVLYRLLTFLLPVLPGWAAFAWLQRRKAL
- a CDS encoding SDR family oxidoreductase; the protein is MSYPTLAGRTAVVTGAASGMGEATARLLAANGARVALLARRAGRLDELAAKIGADGGQALAVAVDITDQASVDAAADRVRAAYGQVDLVVNNAGVMLPNPIGAGRLDEWSRMIDTNLTGALRVIRAFVPDLTGAAGAGRTADLVNVSSIASHVMFPDYAVYAATKAGLTQLSAALRTELGPRDVRVTTVEPGLTSTELGGHIDNPELAEQLGGMFAAIPALTSEDIADLIGYTVSRRREVNLSRLVVVPTRQA
- a CDS encoding helix-turn-helix transcriptional regulator, with the protein product MENTVGEFLRSRRGRIQPEEVGLPSYGRRRVQGLRREEVAQLAGVSVDYYIRLEQGRGASASDAVLDAVGRVLRLDDVEQAHLRDLLRPARAERRAVRGRQQVREGVRLLLEMMDAVPAFVLGRRMDVLAWNGLADALLGFSGQPPEECNAARHVFLDPGARDCYPQWEAVAAETVAYLRLDAGRYPEDRRLGALVGELSVRSEEFRRLWADHQVKEKTHGSKLIRHPLMGTLSFGYETLAVSGAADQLLITFTTPAGSPTAQKLAVLASWTAGGPAASAPRGQGAAAGEGAAPLG
- a CDS encoding UBP-type zinc finger domain-containing protein; protein product: MSACEDLAAAPADIVPSPPTDGCADCLAAGSRDWVHLRLCLDCGHIGCCDNSPQRHASAHFHNTSHPVIRSYEPGEEWRWCYVHEAMG
- a CDS encoding serine hydrolase domain-containing protein → MNTSAHRTRWTTLAAAAGLVAAVAAGAGTPALAAGPAAAGAPSAATAPLDRLDRAALARTLADLPDEGITGALARAGGRGGQWSGTAGDGVDPDGRFRIGSISKVFTATVVLQLAAERRLDLDAPVQRYLPGLLPADRPVVTVGQLLDHTSGLPGGSGLTSGDGSARWFADHRTDSWTPAEVVTAALAGPMSFAPGTAQQYNGINTFVAGMVVEKVTGRSFAQEVQTRIARPLGLRDTYVPAAGDTSLPGPSAHGYLTVPGPAGPDGAAGPGVRVDVTEQSPWPWAEGGMISSAPDLERFMTALFRGRLLPPAQQAKLFTVPDVPNARNKNCEIGPTAGRACFSMGLMSVTLPNGTVVWGKTGSRPGFTSGLFATRDLSRHVVYSFNPTGLGGEEFPHVWALVTTAFGSGQAY
- a CDS encoding NUDIX hydrolase; protein product: MSDGPLKSRDEWLASLPRAYAAAGCLLQDEQGRVLIVKAGYREHWQFPGGTIDLGEGPDACAARELEEETGIVREAGGLLVVAWTHPSAELDHPAIHFLFDLGSIAGDTPVTLPAGELDSYRWAPVEEALQLLGPARSLRLAAGLEARTDGRVRVVTSPVSGF
- a CDS encoding GNAT family N-acetyltransferase — protein: MIFRTATRQDLPAIIALLTDEEGVTDPAGVRVDEAYDRAFDAVDGDARNEMLVLDEGDGTVLGYLQLTYIPGLGRHGQERALLEGVRVRADRRGEGLGRRLIGEAVERARRRGCTLVQLTSDKRRTEAHAFYASLGFAGSHDGFKLSL
- a CDS encoding tyrosine-protein phosphatase → MTDTGTQAERRTLTWDGCLNVRDLGGLPTTTGGRTRRGAVVRADNLDRLTAEGWEALRAHGIRTVVDLRNADEYKPLLPRPADLDLVRIPLDELAGADWWQRWGELDGTPLSLRPYLDECPGAIAEIVSTVARARPGGVVVHCGAGRDRTGLAALLLLSLAGAEPAAIIADYLLSGPNLRPLWGMLGRPDEGELIAAALERAGTTAGDALLATLDGFDPQARLLAAGLDPADLAAARRRLLDPQAATIHP